The genomic stretch CCTTCTTCCGATTCCGGCCCGCGCTCTTGGCGGGCGGCAAGGCCTTGGAGCAGCTCTGGCTCTTCCTCGTCGTGCCTTCGGTCGCGGGCATCGCGAGGGGCCTGCTGTTTCGGCTGAAGGCCTTGGGAAAATAAGGGTCGGGCCTAGCGGAGAGCGACGAGGTTGAAGGAGATCTTCACCTCGTCGGCGACGCGCAGGGCGCCGCCCTGGTAGGCATAGGACTTAATCTTGAATTCCTTCTGGCTGAGCGTCGCCTCGCCGGCGGCCTCGAGGCGGTTGCCGCGCACCTGGACGGAGGCGCGCAGCGGCACCGAACGCGTCACGCCGTGGAGCGTGAGGTGGCCCTGCACGTCGACGTCGTAGCGGCCTTCTCCCGTCTTCCAGACCTGGACGCGGTCGCTGACGTATTCGATCTGGGGGAATTTCTCGCTCTGCAGCACCTTTTCGTGAGTCCGCATCTCGATGTTCATGCGGTCCTGCTCGGTGGCCTGGCTCTTGAGCGCCAGGGTCTGGGACTTGACCTGGAGCTTCACGGAGGAGGCGCCGGACTCCTTGGGGTCGAAGCGAATTTCGCCGGAGTAATCCCTCACCTCGAAGGTCAAATTTCTCCCGAATTTCTTGAAGAGGCCCGAGACGCCGGTGTTGACCAAAAAGCCGCTCTGCTTGGGGTCGATCTTATAGGCGCCGGCCTGGGCCCGGAGAGCGGCGGGCGCCCCGATCAGGCCCAAGGCGAGGCCGAAGAGGGCCAGGCAAAAAATCCGTCGATGCATCCATACTCGCATGATTCGTCCCTCGAATATTGCGGAGCGCCCAGGCCCTTATCGCGCGGCGCGGGGCGGCGTTGCGGGGAAAGTCCCTAAAGGTTGAGGGGATGTCAAGCCGCCCGATTCAGCTTTGGATGTAGTTCTTGAGGAAGAGGTTCTCTTCCTTGATCTGGTCGGTGAGCCATTCGAGGATGTTCCGCATCGTCACCACCCCGACCAGGCGGCCGTCCTCCTCGATGGGGATGTGCCGGCACTTGGTCTCCTCCATCTTCTTGAAGCAGGCCTCGACCGTCTCATGGACCGAGACCGTCTTCAAACCCTGGGACATGACCTGGGAGAGGGGGGTCTTTTGCGGGTCGAGGCCCCTGGCCACCACGCGGTTGAGTAAGTCGCGCTCGGTGAAGATCCCCAGCGGACGGTCGCCCTCCAGGACGATGACGCTGCCGATCAGGTGCTCAGCCATTTTCTTGCTGGCCTCGAGGACCGTCGCGGAAGGGGGGAGCGTGACGACGTCCGTCTTCTTCACCAGGGACTTGAGGTGGCTCATGGGACCTCCTTTGCCGATCCAAGGCCTAGGATAGCGAAAACGCCGCGCCCTGGCGAGGGATTACTGCGGCGCGACGATCGCTCCCAGGAAGAGGACGAGCCCCGTCGCCCCGTCCTCGATGGCGGCGACGAAGGGCCGGTCCACCACCATCGTGAAGGGGGCCTCCGGGGGCGGCGGGGCCGAGCCCGCCAACATGGTGATGGCCGTCGCGGCCGCGGCTTCGGTGCCTTCCTCGCTCACCTCGACGAAGGTCTTGTGAAACACCGCGCTGATCTTGACCCACCAGCCAGGCGGGACCTGGGCGAGCTTTCGAAAATCGGCGTGATCGGTGAAAGGCAGATCCATGCCCATCCCCTTCAGGATCGGGGAGAGCTCGGCGGCGTATTCCGCCTTGAAGCGAGGCAGGACAATCTTGCCGGGTCGCTCCTTCAGGCCCGAG from Deltaproteobacteria bacterium PRO3 encodes the following:
- a CDS encoding YceI family protein: MRVWMHRRIFCLALFGLALGLIGAPAALRAQAGAYKIDPKQSGFLVNTGVSGLFKKFGRNLTFEVRDYSGEIRFDPKESGASSVKLQVKSQTLALKSQATEQDRMNIEMRTHEKVLQSEKFPQIEYVSDRVQVWKTGEGRYDVDVQGHLTLHGVTRSVPLRASVQVRGNRLEAAGEATLSQKEFKIKSYAYQGGALRVADEVKISFNLVALR
- a CDS encoding CBS domain-containing protein, coding for MSHLKSLVKKTDVVTLPPSATVLEASKKMAEHLIGSVIVLEGDRPLGIFTERDLLNRVVARGLDPQKTPLSQVMSQGLKTVSVHETVEACFKKMEETKCRHIPIEEDGRLVGVVTMRNILEWLTDQIKEENLFLKNYIQS